In Candidatus Methylomirabilota bacterium, the DNA window TTGCCCACCACGAATACCGCGCGGGCGCTCAACCCGGCGAGGGGACCGTCCTTGACCAGCGTGCCGTAGGCCGGGGCGAAGGCGTGCTCGCGGAAGTCCGACAGGGTCTTCACCGAGCTGACCCCCGCCGCCCCGCACCAGCGCTTCTGGGCGAAGGGCAGGTCCATGCTGATCGTCCACACCTCCACGCCGCCGGGGAGCTTGCCCGCCTCCGTGTTGAAGCGGCGGGTCTCGGTGTCGCACACCGGCGTGTCCAGGGAGGGGACCGCGCTCAGGATGAGCACCTTGCCCTTGGCGTCGCTGAGCTTCACGGGCGCCAGGGAATTGTCCACGGCGGTGAAATCCGGGGCGGGCTGGCCCGCCTTGATCTCGGGACCCACGAGGGTCACCGGGTTGCCACGAAGGGTCACGGCATTGGCTCTCGACTCGGGCATCGCTGACCTCCTGGTCGGCTTCGACGGTGGTGAGAAAGGCTCCGCTCAGGACGCGGAGCGGCGGCGGG includes these proteins:
- the tpx gene encoding thiol peroxidase gives rise to the protein MPESRANAVTLRGNPVTLVGPEIKAGQPAPDFTAVDNSLAPVKLSDAKGKVLILSAVPSLDTPVCDTETRRFNTEAGKLPGGVEVWTISMDLPFAQKRWCGAAGVSSVKTLSDFREHAFAPAYGTLVKDGPLAGLSARAVFVVGKDGKVAHAEYVKDITQEPNYDAALAAAKKAAG